One genomic segment of Rivularia sp. PCC 7116 includes these proteins:
- the murQ gene encoding N-acetylmuramic acid 6-phosphate etherase has translation MTDLQERGHLLTEQVNPDSLNLDQLSSVEFVELFNREDANAVAAVSAAKEDLAKAIDLAAQSLEKGGRLFYVGAGTSGRLGVLDAAECPPTFCTPPELVQGIIAGGAGALVRSSEDLEDRAQDGEAAMAQREINQLDVIVGITAGGTTPFVHGAINAAKSRGATTVFMACVPSEQVSVEVDVDIRLLTGPEILAGSTRLKAGTATKLALNIISTGVMVKLGKVYGNRMVDVAVTNQKLRDRALRILQDLTDLSREAASSLLERSGKWVKLAILMHEAGVDKEQGDKLLSQHRGNLREAIEAKKSAIK, from the coding sequence ATGACAGATTTGCAAGAGCGCGGACACTTACTAACCGAACAAGTTAATCCTGATAGTCTTAATTTAGACCAGTTAAGCAGCGTGGAATTTGTCGAACTATTTAATCGCGAAGACGCAAACGCTGTCGCTGCGGTTAGTGCTGCAAAAGAAGATTTAGCGAAAGCGATTGATTTGGCAGCGCAAAGTCTTGAAAAAGGTGGACGTTTGTTTTATGTGGGTGCGGGTACTTCTGGTAGATTAGGGGTGTTAGATGCTGCTGAATGTCCGCCGACTTTTTGTACTCCTCCAGAATTAGTTCAAGGTATAATTGCTGGCGGTGCCGGTGCCCTAGTACGTAGCTCTGAGGACTTAGAAGACCGCGCTCAAGATGGCGAAGCTGCTATGGCACAACGAGAAATTAATCAGCTTGATGTGATAGTAGGTATAACTGCAGGCGGAACTACTCCCTTTGTCCACGGTGCTATCAATGCAGCTAAAAGTCGGGGCGCAACAACTGTATTCATGGCTTGCGTTCCATCCGAGCAAGTCAGTGTGGAAGTTGACGTTGATATTCGCTTGCTTACAGGGCCAGAAATATTAGCCGGTTCAACTCGCTTAAAAGCCGGTACCGCAACAAAGTTAGCTTTAAATATTATTTCTACAGGCGTAATGGTTAAACTTGGTAAAGTTTACGGCAATCGCATGGTAGATGTAGCAGTTACAAATCAAAAGTTACGAGATAGAGCTTTACGAATTTTACAAGATTTAACTGATTTGAGCCGCGAAGCTGCCAGTAGTTTACTCGAACGCAGCGGTAAATGGGTCAAGTTAGCAATTTTAATGCATGAAGCTGGTGTAGATAAAGAACAAGGTGACAAGCTTCTTTCCCAACATCGGGGGAATCTCAGAGAAGCAATTGAAGCGAAAAAGTCCGCGATTAAATAA
- a CDS encoding roadblock/LC7 domain-containing protein, whose product MPINAGKIESILQNFVSGTNDIQGATLVSPDGLSLATVLPSTMDDEKVSAMSAAMLSLGERIGNELSRGSIDRIYVEGDKGYGVLTNCGDDAVLLVLASQSAKQGLLMLEIKRLTEELKLVLM is encoded by the coding sequence ATGCCTATCAATGCTGGCAAAATTGAAAGTATTTTGCAAAATTTCGTAAGCGGTACTAATGATATTCAAGGAGCAACCCTTGTTTCTCCCGATGGTTTATCTTTAGCTACAGTTTTGCCAAGTACGATGGATGATGAAAAAGTATCTGCGATGTCTGCGGCGATGTTATCTCTAGGCGAACGTATAGGTAATGAATTATCAAGGGGTAGTATAGACCGTATTTATGTTGAAGGCGATAAAGGCTACGGCGTATTGACCAACTGTGGAGATGATGCTGTATTGCTAGTGTTAGCTAGTCAATCAGCTAAGCAAGGTTTATTGATGCTAGAAATCAAGCGACTGACAGAAGAGTTAAAATTAGTTTTGATGTAA
- a CDS encoding ATP/GTP-binding protein — translation MEIMRMVVTGPVGAGKSTFIRSISEIEAVDTDRKATDDTLLLKKNTTVAFDFGRLQFNPDMALHLYGTPGQERFNFIWDMLIRKAHAYILLVAAHRPGEFLYARKVVSYMNQRSQIPMIIGLTHMDSPDAWSQENIIAALGYYDINSQPPVVVVNPNEMSSVANAVINLVQHYVQYNASKTMAV, via the coding sequence ATGGAAATCATGCGTATGGTTGTTACCGGTCCAGTTGGGGCTGGTAAATCTACATTTATTCGTTCAATTAGCGAAATTGAAGCTGTAGATACAGACCGCAAAGCAACAGACGACACTTTATTACTTAAGAAAAATACTACTGTTGCTTTTGATTTTGGTAGATTGCAGTTTAACCCAGATATGGCGCTGCATCTTTACGGTACACCAGGTCAAGAACGATTTAATTTTATCTGGGATATGTTAATTCGTAAGGCTCATGCTTATATATTACTAGTAGCTGCCCATAGACCCGGAGAATTTCTTTACGCTCGTAAAGTAGTTTCCTATATGAATCAAAGATCGCAAATCCCCATGATTATTGGTCTGACTCATATGGATTCTCCTGATGCATGGTCTCAGGAAAATATAATTGCTGCTTTGGGTTATTACGATATCAATTCTCAACCTCCTGTTGTTGTAGTTAATCCGAATGAAATGTCTTCTGTCGCGAATGCTGTCATTAATTTAGTACAACATTACGTGCAGTATAATGCTTCCAAAACTATGGCTGTATAA
- a CDS encoding DUF4388 domain-containing protein has protein sequence MAFSGYLSKFSLPEIFEFLEQGFKTGLLSIRTLKNERDESVQNYYIWLRQGRIVAAASKLDNQGLASLINQRGWVSRNSAIKKFQASGGKMAMGLCLKSQGLLSAEQLTLLFRAQIMGQVSRLFELENGKFSFDFQAPMPVAEMTGLSMITTEATIKGLRGLRNWSALTAKLPDPTSAILKKTEIISNVQLDSQESRVWECANGETDLSQIANKLSVPLEKVRQIAFRLIVSNLAKETFIINNNKVSRIENTEEFADLNSKNGFGQLSSETFAAKLSTLNTPETSYDLHSREPKAVDVEKKILDTIPDCSYDIDVSQSFLQNLVGFLKTKVES, from the coding sequence ATGGCATTTAGTGGTTACTTATCTAAATTTTCTTTACCAGAGATATTTGAATTTTTAGAACAAGGATTCAAAACTGGCTTGCTTAGTATTCGTACTTTGAAAAACGAACGGGATGAATCAGTCCAGAATTATTATATATGGCTGCGTCAGGGTCGTATTGTAGCGGCAGCTAGTAAGCTAGATAATCAGGGGTTAGCTTCACTGATTAATCAGAGAGGCTGGGTAAGTCGAAATTCTGCTATAAAAAAGTTTCAAGCGAGCGGCGGAAAAATGGCAATGGGCTTGTGCCTTAAGTCTCAGGGTTTGCTGTCAGCAGAACAGCTAACACTATTGTTTCGTGCCCAAATAATGGGACAAGTTTCTCGTTTATTTGAACTTGAAAATGGTAAGTTCAGTTTTGATTTTCAGGCTCCCATGCCAGTTGCAGAAATGACTGGACTAAGTATGATAACTACTGAAGCCACAATCAAAGGTTTACGGGGCTTGCGAAACTGGTCTGCGTTAACAGCAAAACTACCAGATCCGACTTCAGCTATCCTAAAGAAAACAGAAATTATCTCTAACGTACAGTTAGATTCTCAAGAGTCAAGAGTTTGGGAATGTGCCAATGGTGAAACTGATTTGAGTCAAATAGCTAATAAGTTGTCAGTTCCCCTAGAAAAAGTACGGCAGATTGCTTTCCGATTAATTGTCAGCAATTTAGCAAAAGAAACTTTTATTATAAATAACAATAAAGTTTCGAGAATAGAAAACACTGAAGAATTTGCTGATTTGAATTCTAAAAACGGATTTGGTCAATTATCATCTGAGACATTTGCGGCAAAGTTATCTACTTTGAATACTCCAGAGACCTCATATGATTTACACTCTAGAGAGCCAAAAGCGGTAGATGTAGAGAAAAAAATATTAGATACAATTCCTGATTGTTCTTATGATATAGATGTAAGTCAATCATTTTTACAAAATTTAGTTGGTTTTTTAAAAACAAAAGTCGAAAGTTAA